The following are from one region of the Novosphingobium humi genome:
- a CDS encoding D-alanine--D-alanine ligase, giving the protein MSIPKLHVAVLMGGWSSERPVSLMSGEGVANALEARGHRVTRVDMGRDVAQVLSAAAPDVVFNALHGTPGEDGTVQGMMDLLGLTYTHSGLTTSAIAIDKELTKQFLVPHGIPMPGGRIVKSSELHAGDPLPRPYVLKPAAEGSSVGVAIVTDTGNYGNPIARDVEGPWQHFDELMAEPFIRGLELTTAVMGNRALCVTELKPKTGFYDFDAKYTDGLTEHVCPAQIPDEIAEKCKELALRAHQILGCKGTSRSDFRWDDEKGVEGLFLLEINTQPGMTPLSLVPEQARYLGMDYETLVEAIIEEALKDAGKL; this is encoded by the coding sequence GTGAGCATCCCCAAACTTCATGTCGCGGTTCTGATGGGCGGTTGGTCGTCGGAGCGCCCCGTCTCGCTGATGAGCGGCGAGGGTGTGGCCAATGCGCTGGAAGCGCGCGGGCATCGCGTGACGCGGGTGGATATGGGCCGCGATGTGGCGCAGGTGCTGTCCGCCGCCGCGCCCGATGTGGTGTTCAACGCTCTCCACGGTACGCCGGGCGAGGATGGCACGGTGCAGGGGATGATGGACCTGCTGGGCCTGACCTATACCCATTCGGGCCTGACCACTTCGGCGATCGCGATTGACAAGGAGCTGACCAAGCAGTTCCTCGTGCCGCATGGCATTCCGATGCCGGGCGGGCGGATTGTGAAGTCGAGCGAACTCCATGCGGGCGATCCCCTGCCGCGCCCCTATGTGCTCAAACCCGCTGCCGAGGGGTCGAGCGTGGGCGTGGCCATCGTCACCGACACCGGCAATTACGGCAATCCCATCGCGCGCGATGTCGAAGGGCCGTGGCAGCATTTTGACGAGCTGATGGCCGAGCCTTTCATTCGCGGGCTGGAACTGACGACGGCGGTGATGGGCAATCGCGCGCTTTGCGTGACCGAATTGAAGCCCAAGACCGGTTTCTATGATTTCGACGCCAAATATACCGATGGGTTGACCGAGCATGTCTGTCCCGCGCAGATCCCCGATGAAATCGCGGAAAAGTGCAAGGAACTGGCGCTGCGCGCGCATCAGATCCTAGGCTGCAAGGGCACCAGCCGGAGCGATTTCCGCTGGGACGATGAGAAAGGCGTTGAGGGGCTCTTCCTGCTCGAGATCAACACCCAGCCGGGGATGACGCCGCTCAGCCTTGTGCCCGAACAGGCGCGCTATCTGGGCATGGATTACGAAACCCTGGTGGAAGCGATTATCGAAGAAGCCCTGAAGGACGCCGGAAAGCTTTAA
- a CDS encoding cell division protein FtsQ/DivIB, which produces MSQTIRRGGASARKVAAKAQSARKVEAARARTGSLMDQVMAMLPISEAQLHKIFLVLILAAAGVLLWVVAGLAGVPSLAEQRAASLAMQAGFAVRRVEIHGVKKLNEQKVYERVLGQQGRQSMTRIDLEAIRQDLLTLSWVEDARISRQLPDTLIVDITERKAQAVLKQHNEDGSDSFVLIDATGHELQGISPSRIGGLLVLAGPGAEGQMAALESLLEAAPALRGQVAEAEWVGHRRWNLTFKSGQTLALPEGAEAGAKALQAFARLDGTNQLIGGRVLAFDMRTGDRMYMRMRGDFDPANPAASLATGGAPVASAGASGASVVAAGVAGAVAAKAVALKSEAPKAEAPKPAAKPMAKPEPKALLHKEAARPAEKHAVKPAAKEAHKDAHKEAHKEAHKDPVKAILKATAKPAAHKEAAHKEAAKPVHKAPAKAVSKPVARTQTKAHAKTGEKR; this is translated from the coding sequence ATGAGCCAGACCATCCGCCGGGGCGGCGCCAGCGCCCGCAAGGTGGCCGCCAAGGCCCAATCCGCCCGCAAGGTGGAGGCCGCCCGCGCGCGCACCGGATCGCTGATGGATCAGGTGATGGCGATGCTGCCCATTTCCGAGGCGCAGCTCCACAAGATTTTCCTCGTGCTGATTCTGGCGGCGGCGGGGGTGTTGCTCTGGGTGGTGGCGGGGCTGGCGGGGGTGCCGTCCCTTGCCGAACAGCGCGCGGCGAGCCTTGCCATGCAGGCCGGTTTTGCGGTGCGCCGGGTGGAAATCCACGGCGTCAAGAAGCTCAACGAGCAAAAGGTTTACGAGCGCGTGCTGGGCCAGCAGGGGCGCCAGTCGATGACAAGGATCGACCTTGAGGCCATCCGGCAGGATCTGCTGACGCTCAGCTGGGTCGAGGATGCGCGGATTTCGCGCCAATTGCCAGACACGCTGATCGTGGACATCACCGAGCGCAAGGCGCAGGCGGTTTTGAAGCAGCATAATGAGGACGGCAGCGACAGTTTCGTGCTGATCGACGCCACCGGCCATGAATTGCAGGGCATCAGCCCCTCGCGCATCGGCGGCCTGCTGGTGCTGGCGGGGCCGGGGGCCGAGGGGCAGATGGCGGCGCTCGAAAGCCTGCTGGAGGCCGCGCCCGCGCTGCGCGGACAGGTGGCCGAGGCCGAATGGGTCGGCCATCGCCGCTGGAACCTGACCTTCAAAAGCGGCCAGACGCTGGCCTTGCCCGAGGGCGCGGAGGCGGGGGCCAAGGCGCTTCAGGCCTTTGCGCGGCTGGACGGCACGAACCAGTTGATCGGGGGCCGCGTGCTGGCCTTTGACATGCGCACGGGCGACCGGATGTATATGCGGATGCGCGGCGATTTCGATCCGGCCAATCCGGCCGCCTCGCTGGCAACGGGCGGCGCGCCGGTGGCCTCTGCGGGGGCGTCGGGCGCGAGCGTGGTGGCCGCAGGCGTTGCAGGCGCGGTTGCGGCCAAGGCCGTGGCGCTGAAAAGCGAGGCGCCCAAGGCCGAGGCGCCCAAACCGGCCGCCAAACCGATGGCAAAACCCGAGCCCAAGGCCTTGCTGCACAAAGAGGCGGCCAGGCCTGCGGAAAAGCATGCGGTCAAACCGGCGGCCAAAGAGGCGCACAAGGATGCGCATAAGGAGGCGCATAAGGAGGCGCATAAGGATCCGGTCAAAGCCATCCTTAAGGCCACCGCCAAACCGGCGGCCCATAAGGAGGCGGCGCATAAGGAAGCCGCCAAGCCGGTCCATAAGGCGCCTGCGAAAGCGGTGAGCAAACCTGTCGCCAGGACGCAAACGAAAGCCCATGCCAAAACCGGGGAGAAGCGCTGA
- the ftsA gene encoding cell division protein FtsA produces the protein MAVPRIARVFGAVNIGSFRISALIAGRAENGDLMVLGSAHRAAQGVKRGYVVDMPAATYAVRDAIERAEKMANTSVSGVWVGCSGAGLASRIAHVENEIGGRRIEADDIQSLLIGAREVIQPEGRMVLHASPAHYTLDGAHGVTNPKGLHAERLGVDIHVMLADGAPVRNLTESVQNAHLDVEAVVASPMATALACLSQEERELGVALVEFGGEVTTVSVHIAGMLLELRTIPMGSGDITDAIAGALGIRRFQAERLKCVNGSAIASPADHREMIPVHGPGEEFTGQLARHADEKNRIPRAELISIITAQLSTLMDEISKVLKQMGFSGVKGAQVVFTGGGAELAGLADFAQGALGRPVRIGRPTNGLLKGLPEAHATPGFSTLAGLALYASSDPQDIRTIGPSRGGRGAGAGLGVLTRFFHAMRDYF, from the coding sequence ATGGCGGTTCCGCGCATCGCCCGCGTGTTTGGCGCGGTGAATATCGGTTCTTTCCGCATTTCGGCGCTGATCGCGGGCCGTGCCGAAAATGGCGACCTGATGGTGCTGGGCAGCGCGCATCGCGCGGCGCAGGGGGTGAAACGCGGCTATGTCGTCGATATGCCCGCGGCCACCTATGCCGTGCGCGACGCCATCGAGCGGGCCGAGAAAATGGCCAATACCAGCGTTTCGGGCGTCTGGGTGGGCTGTTCGGGCGCAGGTCTGGCCAGCAGGATCGCCCATGTCGAAAACGAGATCGGCGGGCGGCGGATCGAGGCGGATGACATTCAGTCGCTGCTGATCGGCGCGCGCGAGGTGATCCAGCCCGAGGGGCGGATGGTGCTGCATGCCAGCCCGGCGCATTACACGCTGGACGGGGCGCATGGCGTGACCAATCCCAAGGGGCTGCATGCCGAGCGTCTGGGGGTGGATATTCATGTGATGCTGGCCGATGGCGCGCCGGTGCGCAATCTGACGGAATCGGTGCAGAACGCCCATCTCGATGTCGAGGCGGTGGTGGCCAGCCCGATGGCGACCGCGCTGGCCTGTCTGTCGCAGGAAGAGCGCGAACTGGGCGTGGCGCTGGTCGAATTCGGCGGCGAGGTGACGACGGTTTCCGTTCATATCGCGGGAATGCTGCTGGAATTGCGCACGATTCCGATGGGTTCGGGCGATATTACCGATGCCATCGCCGGGGCCTTGGGGATTCGCCGGTTTCAGGCCGAACGTTTGAAATGCGTCAACGGTTCGGCCATCGCCAGCCCGGCCGACCACCGCGAAATGATTCCCGTCCATGGCCCCGGCGAGGAATTTACCGGCCAACTGGCGCGCCATGCCGATGAGAAAAACCGTATCCCGCGCGCCGAACTCATCAGCATCATCACCGCCCAGCTTTCGACATTGATGGACGAGATTTCCAAAGTCCTGAAACAGATGGGCTTTTCCGGCGTAAAGGGCGCACAGGTGGTCTTTACCGGCGGCGGGGCCGAACTGGCGGGTCTGGCCGACTTTGCGCAAGGGGCGCTGGGCCGGCCGGTGCGCATCGGGCGGCCCACCAACGGCTTGCTCAAGGGCCTGCCAGAGGCCCATGCCACGCCCGGTTTTTCGACGCTGGCGGGCCTTGCGCTCTATGCCTCCTCCGATCCGCAGGACATCCGCACCATCGGTCCGTCGCGCGGCGGGCGGGGCGCGGGGGCGGGGCTGGGCGTGCTGACCCGGTTTTTCCACGCGATGCGCGATTATTTCTGA
- the ftsZ gene encoding cell division protein FtsZ, which yields MSINIGPATVEELRPRITVIGVGGAGGNAIANMIRAEIEGVDFVVANTDAQALNNSIAEHRIQLGPDITQGLGAGSRPEVGRAAAEETLAEIDRLLDGVHMVFIAAGMGGGTGTGAAPVIAEAARKKGVLTVGVVTKPFLFEGTRRMRSAESGIEELQKHVDTLIVIPNQNLFLVAKAETTFKEAFQLADEVLQQGVRSITDLMVMPGLINLDFADVRSVMAEMGKAMMGTGEGEGPNRALDAAEKAIANPLLDGVSMQGAKGVIISIIGGDDMKLLEVDEAANHIRELVDPNANIIWGSAFNPDLQGKIRVSVVATGIEQTATQAEEASRPFSLQAARGPARPGFAPQAVQAQPVAQAPAAAYAPPAQPAVFTPIAPAPAAAPAEPVSFSPLVQEPVPFAPAPTQEPLDLGALGNAEMPVQGQAPAAPKRDELLLDASRLVDEDEAPAARRRQIVPEAPQPAPAPRSAGTLFERMANLSARRRDDNEDGGDEGGSINIPRFLGRQNNQ from the coding sequence ATGAGCATCAATATTGGCCCCGCCACCGTTGAGGAACTGCGTCCCCGGATCACCGTGATCGGGGTGGGCGGCGCCGGTGGCAACGCCATCGCCAACATGATCCGCGCCGAGATTGAAGGCGTCGATTTCGTGGTGGCCAACACCGACGCTCAGGCGTTGAACAATTCCATCGCCGAGCATCGCATCCAACTTGGCCCCGACATCACGCAGGGCCTTGGCGCCGGTTCGCGCCCCGAGGTGGGCCGCGCGGCGGCCGAGGAAACGCTGGCCGAGATCGACCGTCTGCTCGACGGCGTGCATATGGTCTTCATCGCGGCCGGTATGGGCGGCGGCACCGGCACCGGGGCGGCCCCTGTGATCGCCGAGGCGGCGCGCAAGAAGGGCGTGCTGACCGTGGGTGTGGTGACCAAGCCTTTCCTGTTTGAAGGCACGCGCCGGATGCGCAGCGCCGAAAGCGGCATCGAAGAGCTGCAAAAGCATGTCGATACGCTGATCGTCATTCCCAACCAGAACCTGTTCCTGGTGGCCAAAGCCGAGACGACCTTCAAGGAAGCCTTCCAACTGGCCGATGAAGTGTTGCAGCAGGGCGTGCGCTCGATCACCGACCTGATGGTGATGCCGGGCCTTATCAACCTCGACTTTGCCGACGTGCGCAGCGTCATGGCCGAGATGGGCAAGGCGATGATGGGCACGGGCGAGGGTGAAGGCCCGAACCGCGCGCTCGATGCCGCCGAAAAGGCCATCGCCAACCCGCTGCTCGACGGCGTGTCGATGCAGGGTGCCAAGGGCGTCATCATCTCGATCATCGGCGGCGATGACATGAAGCTGCTCGAAGTGGACGAGGCGGCCAACCATATCCGCGAGCTGGTCGACCCCAATGCCAACATCATCTGGGGCAGCGCGTTCAACCCCGATCTTCAGGGCAAGATCCGCGTCTCGGTGGTGGCCACCGGCATCGAGCAGACGGCGACTCAGGCCGAGGAAGCCTCGCGTCCGTTCAGCCTTCAGGCCGCGCGCGGCCCGGCCCGCCCCGGCTTTGCCCCGCAGGCGGTTCAGGCCCAGCCTGTGGCTCAGGCCCCGGCGGCCGCCTATGCCCCCCCGGCGCAGCCCGCCGTGTTCACGCCCATCGCGCCCGCCCCGGCGGCCGCGCCCGCCGAGCCGGTGAGTTTCTCGCCGCTGGTGCAGGAGCCGGTTCCCTTTGCGCCTGCGCCGACGCAGGAACCGCTCGATCTGGGCGCGCTGGGCAATGCCGAGATGCCGGTTCAGGGTCAGGCTCCGGCCGCGCCCAAGCGTGACGAATTGCTGCTCGATGCCAGCCGTCTGGTCGATGAGGACGAGGCACCGGCCGCGCGCCGTCGCCAGATCGTGCCCGAGGCGCCCCAGCCTGCTCCCGCACCGCGTTCGGCAGGGACACTGTTTGAACGGATGGCGAACCTTTCGGCCCGCCGCCGCGATGACAATGAGGATGGCGGCGATGAAGGCGGCTCGATCAACATTCCGCGCTTCCTTGGGCGTCAGAACAACCAGTGA
- a CDS encoding SPOR domain-containing protein: MSAVWPEPRKLRAGLACVLLAGASVLAAPLAWAQGATGTPVIQGEGMDANRAMSAALARLGRNPRDVEALLQAGESALALGDTQAAIGFLSRADRLQPYQPRVMASLGSARMRMQDPVTAIGLFEDAAKAGTLTGEQIADRGLAYDLVSDNVTAQRYYREALAAGAGDEAARRLALSLAIMGDRRAVETVLAPLLQKQDRGAWRIRAFAFAIMGREEEAVAIANSTMPPEMAAAMAPYLRYMRKLTPAQQAAAANLGFFPQPSQIGQENARIADYIASQHLKRPSFAGQGAVDQGLVPAGEPLGTRLAQAEAASKAGAKSAGRRANEELPPRGEQAPPDPKPSRVDTPAAPVELAAATPAPRAAARVVETRPVAPLASTPAAVSSFDLSRSAARAPQVATVDGDLDPAPRPAVAVMERAPQPVAQPVVQPAVSVPVRPAPAPAPVKRAVVRNAAKTAAKKPSFAELFEDFGKVSATTVPASGAVDIRKIQPAHSAPAPAPTPAATPTPAPAVLSAKEKAAEKAKEKKLAEKTDKVEKAREAEKVKEAAPPQHPSRIWVQIAAGRDNERILYDWRKLQRAEGELFKGQKPSISEWGRTNRVLVGPFETEAAAKAFNEKAHKAGHEGSFVWISPAGQVVDSL, translated from the coding sequence ATGAGCGCAGTTTGGCCTGAGCCGCGAAAGTTGCGGGCGGGATTGGCGTGTGTTTTGCTGGCCGGGGCCTCGGTGCTGGCCGCGCCGTTGGCTTGGGCGCAGGGCGCGACCGGCACCCCTGTGATTCAGGGTGAAGGCATGGACGCCAACCGCGCGATGTCGGCGGCGCTGGCGCGGCTGGGCCGCAATCCGCGCGATGTCGAGGCTTTGCTGCAGGCGGGCGAATCGGCGCTGGCGCTGGGCGATACACAGGCGGCCATTGGTTTTCTCAGCCGCGCCGACCGGCTCCAGCCCTATCAGCCCCGTGTGATGGCCAGCCTTGGTTCGGCACGGATGCGGATGCAGGACCCGGTGACCGCCATCGGCCTGTTTGAGGATGCGGCCAAGGCCGGGACGCTGACCGGCGAGCAGATTGCCGATCGCGGGCTGGCCTATGATCTGGTGTCCGACAATGTGACCGCGCAGCGCTATTACCGCGAGGCTTTGGCCGCGGGCGCGGGGGATGAGGCGGCGCGGCGTCTGGCGCTCAGTCTGGCGATCATGGGCGACCGGCGCGCGGTCGAGACCGTGCTGGCGCCGCTGCTGCAAAAGCAGGATCGCGGGGCGTGGCGCATCCGGGCCTTCGCCTTTGCGATCATGGGCCGCGAGGAAGAGGCGGTGGCGATCGCCAATTCGACCATGCCGCCCGAGATGGCCGCCGCCATGGCGCCCTATCTGCGCTATATGCGCAAGCTGACCCCGGCGCAGCAGGCGGCGGCGGCCAATCTGGGCTTTTTTCCGCAGCCTTCGCAGATCGGGCAGGAGAACGCCCGCATCGCCGATTACATCGCCAGCCAGCATCTGAAGCGTCCCAGCTTTGCCGGGCAGGGCGCGGTGGATCAGGGGCTGGTTCCGGCGGGCGAGCCTTTGGGCACACGTCTGGCGCAGGCGGAGGCGGCGTCCAAGGCCGGCGCGAAATCCGCCGGGCGCAGGGCCAATGAGGAATTGCCGCCGCGCGGCGAACAGGCGCCGCCCGATCCTAAGCCTTCGCGGGTGGATACGCCTGCGGCCCCGGTCGAACTGGCCGCCGCCACGCCTGCGCCGCGCGCCGCCGCGCGCGTGGTGGAGACCCGGCCGGTCGCGCCTTTGGCCAGCACGCCTGCGGCCGTTTCGAGCTTTGACCTGTCGCGCAGCGCTGCCCGCGCGCCGCAGGTGGCCACGGTGGATGGCGATCTTGATCCGGCACCGCGTCCGGCGGTGGCGGTGATGGAGCGTGCGCCGCAACCTGTTGCCCAGCCGGTTGTTCAGCCTGCGGTTTCCGTGCCGGTTCGCCCTGCGCCGGCGCCGGCGCCGGTCAAGCGGGCGGTGGTCAGGAATGCGGCCAAGACTGCGGCCAAAAAGCCCAGCTTTGCCGAATTGTTCGAGGATTTCGGCAAGGTTTCGGCCACGACCGTCCCGGCCAGCGGCGCGGTGGACATTCGCAAGATCCAGCCTGCGCATAGCGCGCCCGCCCCGGCGCCAACCCCCGCCGCCACGCCGACGCCCGCCCCGGCGGTGTTGAGCGCCAAGGAGAAGGCGGCGGAAAAGGCCAAGGAAAAGAAGCTGGCCGAGAAGACCGACAAGGTTGAGAAGGCGCGGGAGGCCGAAAAGGTCAAGGAGGCCGCGCCGCCCCAGCATCCCAGCCGCATCTGGGTCCAGATCGCCGCAGGGCGCGACAATGAGCGCATCCTCTATGACTGGCGCAAGCTCCAGCGCGCCGAAGGGGAATTGTTCAAGGGACAGAAGCCTTCGATTTCCGAATGGGGGCGCACCAATCGCGTGCTGGTCGGCCCGTTTGAAACCGAAGCGGCGGCCAAGGCGTTTAATGAAAAGGCCCACAAGGCCGGGCATGAGGGCAGCTTCGTCTGGATCAGTCCGGCAGGACAAGTTGTTGATTCTCTGTAA
- a CDS encoding YbjN domain-containing protein, which yields MRTGEGDLGRHEDCAPVEMLGQLFEARGWHYEFVSDDEITGEVQGSWATYQLRAVWRAEDNVLQLLCLPDIRVPDDKRPAMFEVLGLINEQLWLGHFDIWSNNTMLLYRHGLLLSDDGLLSLSQAQMLVEVAVEECDRFYPAFQFILWGDKSPADALASALVDAAGEA from the coding sequence ATGAGGACTGGCGAGGGCGATTTGGGGCGGCATGAGGATTGCGCGCCGGTCGAGATGCTCGGGCAATTGTTCGAAGCGCGCGGGTGGCATTACGAATTCGTCAGCGACGATGAAATCACCGGCGAGGTTCAGGGCAGCTGGGCGACCTATCAGTTGCGCGCGGTCTGGCGGGCCGAGGACAATGTGCTGCAATTGCTGTGCCTGCCCGACATCCGCGTGCCCGATGACAAGCGCCCCGCGATGTTCGAGGTGCTGGGCCTGATCAACGAACAGCTTTGGCTGGGCCATTTCGACATCTGGTCGAACAACACGATGCTGCTTTATCGCCATGGGCTGCTGCTCAGCGACGACGGGCTGCTCAGCCTCAGCCAGGCGCAGATGCTGGTCGAGGTGGCGGTGGAGGAATGCGATCGGTTCTATCCGGCGTTCCAGTTCATCCTGTGGGGCGACAAGAGCCCGGCGGACGCTCTGGCCAGCGCATTGGTCGATGCGGCGGGGGAGGCGTGA
- a CDS encoding pyrroline-5-carboxylate reductase family protein, translating to MWPANVLFIGCGNMGGAMLAGWLRGGVEPERFTIYDPFLKAATEGVELLRELPEGRVFDLLILGVKPQMLDGVAGALTALAGRDTVVLSMLAGVEMASLSLRFPDARGIVRVMPNLSAALGKSPMGVAAMGLDHEARECVMAWLAPLGTPEWVDESLFDAVTALAGSGPAYVYRFIDALAQGGAALGLDPDQSLRLALATVDGAAALASASDVGPGELARRVSSPGGSTLAGLSVLDAGDALGALVLGTLTAARDRNVELGAMARAGGK from the coding sequence ATGTGGCCTGCCAATGTGCTTTTCATCGGCTGCGGCAATATGGGCGGGGCGATGCTGGCCGGATGGCTGCGCGGCGGCGTTGAGCCTGAGCGTTTCACCATTTACGATCCGTTTCTGAAGGCTGCGACCGAAGGCGTTGAACTGCTGCGCGAATTGCCGGAAGGGCGGGTGTTTGACCTGCTGATCCTGGGCGTAAAGCCGCAGATGCTCGATGGCGTGGCGGGCGCGCTGACGGCGCTGGCCGGGCGCGATACGGTGGTGTTGTCCATGTTGGCGGGCGTGGAAATGGCCAGCCTGTCGCTGCGCTTTCCTGATGCGCGCGGGATTGTCCGGGTCATGCCCAATCTGTCGGCGGCGCTGGGCAAATCGCCGATGGGCGTGGCGGCGATGGGGCTGGATCATGAGGCGCGCGAATGCGTGATGGCATGGCTGGCCCCGCTGGGCACGCCTGAATGGGTGGATGAGAGCCTGTTTGACGCGGTGACGGCGCTGGCCGGGTCGGGTCCGGCCTATGTCTATCGCTTTATCGACGCGCTGGCGCAGGGCGGCGCGGCGCTGGGGTTGGACCCTGATCAGTCGCTGCGTCTGGCGCTGGCGACGGTGGATGGGGCGGCAGCTTTGGCTTCGGCCTCGGATGTGGGGCCGGGCGAACTGGCGCGGCGGGTGTCCTCGCCGGGCGGGTCGACGCTGGCGGGCCTGTCGGTGCTGGATGCGGGCGATGCGCTGGGCGCGCTGGTGCTGGGCACGCTGACAGCGGCGCGGGACCGGAATGTCGAATTGGGCGCGATGGCGCGGGCGGGTGGTAAGTAA
- a CDS encoding Bax inhibitor-1 family protein: protein MAIWNDPQPTQTGFGASSRMNAGYVDAAALDTGLRKYMLSIYNYMASAVMLSGIVALLFVQSGLAAQVFVTPLRWLIVLAPLGFVFAMSAGMGRMQSSTLKACFWGFAVAMGLSMSSIFLVYTGPSIALTFFATAGSFAGLSLVGYTTKKNLSGMGSFLIMGLFGLIIASLISMFFHVPGMAFAISVLGVLIFAGLTAYDTQQLKMSYVQVAGTPYAERVAIMGALTLYLDFINMFQFLLSFLGDRR, encoded by the coding sequence ATGGCCATCTGGAATGACCCCCAGCCCACTCAGACGGGCTTTGGCGCGTCTTCGAGGATGAATGCTGGGTATGTTGACGCAGCCGCCCTCGATACGGGCCTGCGCAAATATATGCTGTCGATTTACAATTACATGGCTTCGGCCGTGATGCTTTCGGGCATCGTTGCGCTGTTGTTCGTGCAGAGCGGTCTGGCCGCGCAGGTGTTTGTGACGCCGCTGCGCTGGCTGATCGTGCTGGCGCCGCTGGGCTTTGTTTTCGCGATGAGCGCGGGCATGGGCCGGATGCAGAGCAGCACGCTTAAAGCCTGTTTCTGGGGCTTTGCCGTGGCGATGGGGCTGTCGATGTCGTCGATCTTCCTGGTTTACACCGGGCCGTCGATCGCGCTGACCTTCTTTGCCACCGCCGGTTCTTTCGCGGGTCTCAGCCTGGTGGGTTACACCACCAAGAAGAACCTGTCGGGCATGGGCAGCTTTCTGATCATGGGCCTGTTCGGCCTGATCATCGCCTCGCTGATCTCGATGTTCTTCCACGTGCCGGGCATGGCTTTCGCGATCTCGGTGCTGGGCGTGCTGATCTTTGCGGGTCTGACTGCCTATGACACCCAGCAGCTCAAGATGAGCTATGTGCAGGTTGCGGGTACGCCCTATGCCGAACGCGTGGCGATCATGGGCGCGCTGACGCTGTATCTCGACTTTATCAACATGTTCCAGTTCCTGCTCAGCTTTCTGGGCGACCGCCGCTAA
- the obgE gene encoding GTPase ObgE has translation MHFLDQAKIFVRSGSGGGGAVSFRREKYEEYGGPNGGNGGKGGDIIFEAVPGLNTLIDFRYTQHFKAQRGGGGAGSNRTGAGGEDMVIKVPVGTQILDDDRETVLLDMTYAGQREVFLRGGDGGRGNASYKSSTNRAPRQHGPGWPGEEMYVWLRLKLLADVGLLGLPNAGKSTFINQVSNTKAKVGAYAFTTLRPQLGVVRHKNREFVLADIPGLIAGAAEGAGIGDRFLGHIERCRVLIHLIDIAGVDKDGKPVEPVEAMQIVEGELEAYGAGLDEKARLVVLNKIDQADDELVAAYRKELLEAGADEVFAMSGLTGAGIDRLLDAVIGYLPAATITERPVGEQEEADEKPWSPLG, from the coding sequence ATGCATTTTCTCGACCAGGCCAAGATCTTCGTCCGCTCAGGCAGCGGTGGTGGCGGTGCGGTCAGCTTTCGCCGCGAAAAGTATGAGGAATATGGCGGCCCCAACGGCGGCAACGGCGGCAAGGGCGGCGACATCATTTTCGAGGCGGTGCCCGGCCTCAACACGCTGATCGACTTTCGCTATACCCAGCACTTCAAGGCCCAGCGCGGCGGCGGCGGCGCGGGCAGCAACCGCACCGGCGCGGGCGGCGAGGACATGGTCATCAAGGTGCCGGTTGGCACGCAGATCCTTGACGATGACCGCGAAACGGTGCTGCTGGACATGACCTATGCAGGCCAGCGCGAGGTGTTTCTGCGCGGCGGCGACGGCGGGCGGGGCAATGCCTCGTACAAGTCCTCGACCAACCGCGCCCCGCGTCAGCATGGTCCGGGCTGGCCGGGCGAGGAGATGTACGTCTGGCTGCGCTTGAAGCTGCTGGCCGATGTCGGCCTGCTGGGCCTGCCCAATGCGGGCAAATCGACCTTTATCAATCAGGTTTCGAACACCAAGGCCAAGGTCGGCGCCTATGCCTTCACCACCTTGCGCCCCCAATTGGGCGTGGTGCGGCACAAGAACCGTGAATTCGTGCTGGCCGACATTCCCGGCCTGATCGCGGGCGCGGCCGAGGGCGCGGGGATCGGTGACCGGTTTCTGGGCCATATCGAGCGCTGCCGCGTGCTGATCCATCTGATCGACATTGCCGGGGTGGACAAGGACGGCAAGCCGGTCGAGCCGGTCGAGGCGATGCAGATCGTCGAGGGCGAGCTTGAAGCCTATGGCGCGGGTCTGGACGAGAAGGCGCGTCTGGTGGTGCTGAACAAGATCGATCAGGCCGATGATGAACTGGTTGCCGCCTATCGCAAGGAATTGCTCGAAGCCGGGGCGGACGAGGTTTTCGCGATGTCCGGCCTGACCGGGGCAGGGATCGACAGGCTGCTTGATGCGGTCATCGGCTATTTGCCCGCGGCCACCATCACCGAGCGGCCCGTTGGCGAGCAGGAAGAGGCCGACGAAAAGCCCTGGTCGCCTTTGGGCTGA